The following are encoded together in the Glycine soja cultivar W05 chromosome 5, ASM419377v2, whole genome shotgun sequence genome:
- the LOC114412961 gene encoding probable glutathione S-transferase, translating to MGSEDRVKLVNFWASPFGKRVEWALKLKGVKYEYIEEDVYNMSSLVMELNPVHKKVPILVHAQKPIAESFTILEYIDETWKQYPLLPQDPNQRALARFWANFGEQKLMRAARKAMTTSRDERAKALKETRELMERIEEEIKGKKYFGGDNIGFLDIALGWISYWLPVVEEVGSMHIIDPLKFPAITSWMTNFLSHRVIKDNLPPRDKMLVYYRNLVN from the exons ATGGGAAGTGAAGATCGTGTGAAGCTGGTGAACTTTTGGGCGAGTCCATTTGGCAAAAGGGTTGAATGGGCCTTGAAACTGAAGGGTGTAAAGTATGAGTatattgaagaagatgtctaCAACATGAGCAGTCTAGTTATGGAGTTGAACCCGGTTCACAAGAAGGTTCCGATTCTTGTTCATGCCCAGAAACCAATCGCTGAGTCATTCACCATTCTTGAATACATTGATGAAACATGGAAGCAGTATCCACTATTACCTCAAGATCCTAATCAAAGAGCACTTGCTCGCTTTTGGGCCAATTTCGGTGAgcaaaag CTTATGAGAGCAGCACGAAAAGCAATGACAACCAGCCGGGATGAACGCGCAAAGGCTCTTAAGGAAACGAGAGAACTAATGGAGAGAATAGAAGAAGAGATTAAGGGAAAGAAATATTTCGGAGGGGACAATATAGGGTTCCTTGACATTGCACTCGGATGGATCTCTTACTGGCTTCCTGTTGTGGAGGAAGTTGGATCGATGCACATAATAGACCCATTGAAATTTCCAGCCATCACTTCATGGATGACCAATTTTCTCAGCCACCGTGTGATCAAAGACAATTTGCCCCCAAGAGATAAGATGCTTGTTTACTACCGCAACTTGGTTAATTAA
- the LOC114412959 gene encoding probable glutathione S-transferase → MGSEEVKLLSFFASPFGKRVEWALKLKGVEYEYIEQDIFNKTSLLLQLNPVHKKVPVLVHAHKPIAESFVIVEYVDETWKQYPLLPQDPYQRALARFWANFAEQKLLDAAWIGMYSSGDEQQNAVKVAREAIEKIEEEIKGKKYFGGENIGYLDIALGWISYWLPIWEEVGSIQIIDPLKFPAITAWITNFLSHPVIKDNLPPRDKMLVYFHSRRTALSSTFQG, encoded by the exons ATGGGAAGCGAAGAAGTGAAGCTGTTGAGCTTTTTTGCGAGTCCATTTGGCAAAAGGGTTGAATGGGCATTGAAACTGAAGGGTGTGGAGTATGAGTACATAGAACAAGATATCTTCAACAAGACTAGTCTCCTTCTCCAGTTGAACCCGGTTCACAAGAAGGTTCCGGTTCTTGTTCATGCCCACAAACCCATCGCTGAGTCATTCGTCATCGTTGAATACGTTGATGAAACATGGAAGCAGTATCCACTGTTGCCTCAAGACCCTTATCAAAGAGCACTTGCTCGATTTTGGGCTAATTTCGCTGAGCAAAAG CTTTTAGATGCAGCATGGATTGGTATGTATAGCAGCGGGGATGAGCAGCAAAACGCTGTGAAAGTAGCCAGAGAAGCAATagagaagatagaagaagagaTTAAGGGGAAGAAATATTTTGGAGGGGAGAATATAGGATACCTTGACATTGCACTTGGATGGATCTCTTACTGGCTTCCTATTTGGGAGGAAGTTGGATCGATACAGATAATTGACCCATTGAAATTTCCAGCCATCACTGCATGGATCACCAATTTTCTTAGCCATCCTGTGATCAAGGACAACTTGCCCCCAAGAGACAAGATGCTTGTTTACTTCCACAGTCGCAGAACTGCGCTTTCTTCAACTTTTCAGGGCTGA
- the LOC114412958 gene encoding probable glutathione S-transferase gives MMGSGDVKLLSFWVSPFGKRVEWALKLKGIEYEYIEEDIFNKSNLLLQLNPVHKKVPVLVHAHKPIAESFIILEYIDETWKQYPLLPCHPHQRALARFWATSVEQKLGKAGWVAMSTSGEEQEKAVKEAIEMMEKIEEEIKGKKFFGGDNIGYLDIALGWIAYLVPVWEEVGSMQIIDPLKFPATTEWITNFLSHPLIKDSLPPRDKMLVYYHNRKNNLPSVFRNLVKD, from the exons ATGATGGGAAGTGGAGATGTGAAGCTGTTGAGCTTTTGGGTGAGTCCATTTGGTAAAAGGGTTGAGTGGGCTTTGAAACTGAAGGGAATAGAGTATGAGTATATTGAAGAAGATATCTTCAACAAGAGCAATCTCCTTCTCCAGTTGAACCCGGTTCACAAGAAGGTTCCGGTTCTTGTTCATGCCCACAAACCGATTGCAGAGTCATTCATCATCCTTGAATACATTGATGAAACATGGAAGCAGTATCCATTGTTACCTTGCCATCCTCATCAAAGAGCTCTTGCTCGCTTTTGGGCTACTTCTGTTGaacaaaag CTTGGGAAGGCTGGATGGGTAGCAATGTCTACCAGCGGGGAAGAACAGGAAAAGGCTGTGAAGGAAGCCATAGAAATGAtggagaaaatagaagaagagaTTAAGGGAAAGAAATTTTTTGGAGGAGACAATATTGGGTACCTTGACATTGCTCTTGGATGGATTGCTTACTTGGTTCCTGTTTGGGAGGAAGTTGGATCAATGCAGATAATTGACCCATTGAAATTTCCAGCCACTACTGAATGGATAACCAATTTTCTCAGCCACCCTTTGATCAAGGACAGTTTGCCCCCAAGAGATAAGATGCTTGTTTACTACCACAATCGCAAGAACAACTTGCCTTCCGTCTTTCGTAACTTGGTCAAGGATTAG
- the LOC114412960 gene encoding probable glutathione S-transferase, which yields MGSEEVKLLSFWVSPFGKRIEWALKLKGVEYEYIEEDIFNKSSLLLELNPVHKKVPVLVHAEKSIIAESFIILEYIDEKWKQYSLLPHHPYQRALARFWAATAEEMFRKVVWIALRSPTSGDEREKALKESREVMERIEEEIRGKKYFGGDNIGYLDIALGWISYWLPVLEEVGSMQIIDPLKFPATTAWMTNFLSNPVIKDNLPPRDKMLVYLKDLRSKYIVL from the exons ATGGGAAGCGAAGAAGTGAAGCTGTTGAGCTTTTGGGTGAGTCCATTTGGTAAAAGGATTGAGTGGGCTTTGAAACTGAAGGGTGTAGAGTATGAGTATATAGAAGAAGATATCTTCAACAAGAGTAGTCTCCTTCTGGAGTTGAACCCGGTTCACAAGAAGGTTCCGGTTCTTGTTCATGCAGAAAAATCCATCATCGCTGAATCATTCATCATCCTTGAATACATAGATGAAAAATGGAAGCAATATTCATTGTTACCTCATCATCCTTATCAAAGAGCACTTGCTCGCTTTTGGGCTGCTACTGCTGAAGAAATG ttcagGAAGGTAGTATGGATTGCTTTGCGCAGCCCTACCAGCGGGGATGAACGCGAGAAGGCTCTTAAGGAATCGAGAGAAGTAATGGAGAGAATAGAAGAAGAGATTAGGGGGAAGAAATATTTCGGAGGGGACAATATTGGGTACCTTGACATTGCACTTGGATGGATCTCTTACTGGCTTCCTGTTTTGGAGGAAGTTGGATCAATGCAGATAATAGATCCATTGAAATTTCCAGCCACCACTGCATGGATGACTAATTTTCTCAGCAATCCAGTGATCAAGGACAACTTGCCCCCAAGAGATAAGATGCTTGTTTACCTCAAAGATCTAAGAAGCAAATATATAGTCTTATAA